AAGTCGATTACAGCTGACGTGCTGCAGTCTAGCTGCTCTGTTTTTCCGGTTGCAAGATCAGTACGGTAAAACGAATCGCCTTTATAAAAAAAATACAGATAGCCGTCAAATACTTTTTGAACATCAGGTGCTGGAGAATCAACCGGATTAATATCGTTTATTTTCGTTGTAGATGAGCTTTTTTCTTTAATATCCACATCGAATACCATACCTTGTTTGAAAGAAACATAAGCCTTTCCGTCGACGTAGGGTGTAATGGAATAGCTTTTCGGTATTTTGGCATCTATCATGCTGGCACTATCATTGTAAGCTTCGTCACCGTCTAAGACCCTAACCGAGCTATCACTGTCAAAAGTCGTAGAATAAACGTCTGCGGTATTATCTTTGTCATAGTCCACGTACAAGATAGAATTGCCCGAACCTACAGCTACTGAATCTGAGTCTTGAACGCTGTCATATTCGTTGGGATTGCGTTGCTCTATATATACCTTGTGATTGTCGCCGTCCCACAACACGTCGTATCCAGCGCTTTCCCCCACAAAGCGGAGGGGCACGAGTACACGCCCATTATCGATAAATGGCGGAGCGTCAAGGCTTAATTCCTTGCTGTTTACGGTCGCTTTTTCGCTTCCCACATTAAGCACGATAGTCGTGTTGTCTTTATTAGCTGTTACGATGCCGTTATCACCGTTCCAGTCTATAGTATAACCAAGCGTTTCGAATATTGCGCGCATGGGAACCATCGTCCGTCCATTACTGATTTTGGGTACAGCGTCAAATGCTATCTTTGAGCCCTTGTAATAAACCTCAATTGTACTGGCTTGTGCTGCAGCGCTTGGCAGTATACCAATGACCATTGCTACGATTACCATAAACACCGTAAGTCTTTTCATTATCCGTATCCTCTTTTCTACATGCTCTAATGCAAGATATATTTCGTCCGTCCATTAATTGTTTTTTATTATACTCTATTTTGTTGTATTGTAAATAGTTGTTAATTACTACCTTTGTGACGTTCACAACGTGTATCCGAAATATATTATTTTAGGTTGAATAGATAAAAATTTGAGAATGCTGATGTAATTAATGTTTATACCTTGTTTATCATTTATCTTGTTAATATAATAGTAAGCGAGGCGTTTTTAATGGATATATTCGAAATCTTTTACAGTTCTGCTAACCCTGAACAAGCTGTCAAAATGGCTGCATATATGAAAAACATATTTCCTTTTCTCGGTATTCCTAAACCTTTGAGAGCGAATCTCAGCAAAAATTTCATCAAACAGCGAAAAAAAGATAATCTAATTGATTGGGAATTTATACACGAATGTTATACACATGCTGAGCGTGAATTTCACTATCTTGCTCTTGACTACTTAATTGCATTAAAAAAACTATTAACACCAGAGGATCTTCCTAAAATTGAAAAGTTAATAGTAACAAACTCATGGTGGGATAGTTCAGACTGTATTGATGCATTGTTCGGAGATCTTTGTATTAGATTTCCAGAAGCAAAAGAAACTGCTTTGCAATGGGCAAAAAGTGAGAATATTTGGCTAAAGCGCGTTGCAATAGATTTTCAATTACAGTATAAAGATAAGACTGATCCTGAGTTGCTAGGCAGGGTCATACAGGCGAATCTTGATACAGGTGAATTTTTTATTAATAAAGCAATAGGCTGGGCACTGCGTGAGTACTCGAAAACAAATAAGGAATGGGTTGGGCAATTTATCTCTGAAAACAGGCTTAGTACATTAAGTGTCAGAGAGGCCAGTAAATATCTTTAGATCAATTTGCCCTAATTTAACACTCTTTTAACTCAAATGAAGCACCAAAATCTATTATACAAATCATCTCGCAATTGAATCCGATACAGTAATTTGATACAATATGAGTATATTTTATTTTAGGTGGAATAGAAATAATTGAAGAACTGCTCGAAATAAACAAAAATTTCGTTGAAAATAAGGAATACGAAAAGTTTATATGCGGTAAATTGCCGGCGAAAAAGACTGCCGTGCTTTCCTGCATGGATACACGTCTCACCGAACTTTTGCCCGCAGCGCTCGGTTTCAAAAACGGAGATGTCAAGATAATAAAAAATGTTGGCGGTGTCGTTACATATCCTTTCGGAACTGTTATGCGCAGTCTGGTGGTCGCTGTCTACGGACTTGGGGTGGAGAACATCCTCGTCGTTGGACATTATGACTGCGGGATGCAGGTGCTAAACTGCAAAGATATGCTTGAAAAAATGAAAAGCCGCGGAATCCCTGAAGAACGGATCGAACTTCTAAAATCCGCAGGCGTTGATCTCGAAACCTGGCTGACCGGTTTTACTGACGTGACTCAATCAGTAAGAGAAAACGTCGAGTTTATCAAAAACCATCCACTGATGCCTAAGGACGTCAAAGTCTTCGGATTTGTTATGGATCCCGTGACCGGCAAGGTCGATCCTGTTAAATGAAAAATGTTCCTAACATATTGACAGCTTGCAGGCTGAGCTTATCTTTTTTCTTCTTTTTTATACCGCCATTATGCATTTGGTTCTACATAATCTTTTTAATCTGCGGGCTTACCGACGTATTTGACGGATATATTGCAAGAAAAAGCGGGTCATCAAGCCTGTTTGGCGCAAGACTTGATTCGGCGGCAGATATGGTGATGACAGCTGCATTAATATATGTATTATTTCCTGTCGTCAACCTGTCACTGCCTGAAATCATGTGGCTAGCTTTAATTTTAATCATACGTCTTGCATCCCTCTCAGTCGTTTATATAAAATATAAGACCTTTGCAATGCTTCATACCTACGGAAACAAGCTTACAGGCATTTCAATTTTCTTGTTCCCGATACTGCTTTATTTTTTTGACAGCAGCGTGCTTATTTATATAATCTGTACAGTGGCAACCATTTCCGCAATAGAAGAATTCGCTATACATCTGACCTCGCATAAACTTAAAGCCGATATAAAAAGCATTCTCTCTCACTGAAAAAAGGAAGCTTTACGCTTCCTTTTTTTTTTAATATTTATGTAATCTTATAATCGCCTATCCTCCCGAAATCATACGTTTTGTCATATTCGGGGATTGCCGAAACGAATTCTATTATCACGGGCGCGCTGTCTAAATCGACGTATCTCTCAAATAAAAACCGGTCTGCCTGACGAAGCGCCTGCAGTGCGGTTGGC
Above is a genomic segment from Bacillota bacterium containing:
- a CDS encoding stalk domain-containing protein, giving the protein MKRLTVFMVIVAMVIGILPSAAAQASTIEVYYKGSKIAFDAVPKISNGRTMVPMRAIFETLGYTIDWNGDNGIVTANKDNTTIVLNVGSEKATVNSKELSLDAPPFIDNGRVLVPLRFVGESAGYDVLWDGDNHKVYIEQRNPNEYDSVQDSDSVAVGSGNSILYVDYDKDNTADVYSTTFDSDSSVRVLDGDEAYNDSASMIDAKIPKSYSITPYVDGKAYVSFKQGMVFDVDIKEKSSSTTKINDINPVDSPAPDVQKVFDGYLYFFYKGDSFYRTDLATGKTEQLDCSTSAVID
- a CDS encoding DNA alkylation repair protein — protein: MDIFEIFYSSANPEQAVKMAAYMKNIFPFLGIPKPLRANLSKNFIKQRKKDNLIDWEFIHECYTHAEREFHYLALDYLIALKKLLTPEDLPKIEKLIVTNSWWDSSDCIDALFGDLCIRFPEAKETALQWAKSENIWLKRVAIDFQLQYKDKTDPELLGRVIQANLDTGEFFINKAIGWALREYSKTNKEWVGQFISENRLSTLSVREASKYL
- a CDS encoding carbonic anhydrase: MIEELLEINKNFVENKEYEKFICGKLPAKKTAVLSCMDTRLTELLPAALGFKNGDVKIIKNVGGVVTYPFGTVMRSLVVAVYGLGVENILVVGHYDCGMQVLNCKDMLEKMKSRGIPEERIELLKSAGVDLETWLTGFTDVTQSVRENVEFIKNHPLMPKDVKVFGFVMDPVTGKVDPVK
- a CDS encoding CDP-alcohol phosphatidyltransferase family protein, with translation MKNVPNILTACRLSLSFFFFFIPPLCIWFYIIFLICGLTDVFDGYIARKSGSSSLFGARLDSAADMVMTAALIYVLFPVVNLSLPEIMWLALILIIRLASLSVVYIKYKTFAMLHTYGNKLTGISIFLFPILLYFFDSSVLIYIICTVATISAIEEFAIHLTSHKLKADIKSILSH